In Terriglobia bacterium, the sequence TGATTCCCGCCACGCGCGATACTTCCAGCGGATCGCCCTTGGGGTTCCTGGCCAGCGCCTTCATCACCGCGGGCGACATGGCAACGAATGCCGTGGCCTCGGCTTCGCGCTTGGTCGCCTCCTTCTGTGAGACGTCCACCATCTTGGCGCGGCCGGACTTGTCGTAGTGCGAGAGGCTCTTAGCCATTAGCTATTAGTATTTACGGGAGGATTGAAGCCGGAATTGTAGTGCAACGCGAACAGAGTGATCTCTTTCAATTCGTCAATTCTGCAATCAGCTTATCCACCCGCTACGGTACACCACCCACCAACTGAAAAACAGGATGGGGATGGTCGCCAGCACGCCCCAGATCAGCGGCAGCGCGAAATCGGCGATCAGGCTCAGGATGATGAAGATGAGCCAGAAAAGCTTTTTCTCGTCCACAGCACCATCCTAGTCCCGCCGGCGCCGGCGCGAAAGGGCGCCAAAGTACCTGTGGGGCGGCGGAATTCATTCCGCCGGCAGGATGGACACCATCTCTCCGGCAGCAAGCTTCTCGCGATCGGGCGGGACCACCAGGTAGCAGTTGGCGCGCGCGGTGGCGGCCATGTCGCCGGACCCTTGCCACCTCACTAGTTCGACCTCAGTGCGCTCGTATTCGCCGCTGAGGATCGCCGGCAGGAAGCGCGTTAGCCCGGTCTTGACCTTCACATCGGACTTCAGGCGCGCCTGCGTGAACATCATCTTGTGCGCCTTGGCGCCACCGAGCGCTTCCACCATGGCGCGCGCGAACAACTCGAAGCACACCATCGTCGACACCGGGTTTCCAGGCAAGCCAAAGAAGTAGGTCGGCTGTGCTCCGCTGCGTGCGGGTGCGCGCCCGAAGACTACCGGGCGTCCGGGCTGGATCTGAGCGCCGGTAAAGAAAAATTCCGCGCCCAATTCGTGCAGCGCCTGTTCGACCAGGTCGTACTTGCCCATGCTCACGCCGCCGGACATCAGCAGCAGCTCGCTGGCCAGTCCCTCCTGCACGAGGCGTCGTAATTGGCGCACTTCGTCGGGCGCGATCGGCAGTACGACCGGCACACCACCCGCGGCGTTCACCTGTGCGGCGAGCGAGTAGCTGTTTGAATTGCGGATCTGGTTGGCGGCGGGTACGGCCGCGATGTCCACCAACTCGTCCCCGGTGGACAGAATCGCCACCCGCGGGCGCTTGAAGACGTGTAATTCGCGACGCCCGCACGATCCGGCCACGGCGACCGCCGCGGGACTGAGGCGCGTCCCGGATCGCAGCAACGCGTCGCCGCGCTTGGCTTCAGCGCCCGCCGGGACGATATTTTCTCCGGCGACGACACGGCGCTGGATCTCGACCGTGCCGCCCGTGCGGGACGTGTGTTCCACCATCACCACAGCGTCGGCGCTGCCGGGCACGGGCGCGCCGGTCATGATTTCGACACACTCGCGCTCGTGGATTTCCAGCGACTGCGGCGGCCCTCCGGCGCGGATTTCGCCCACCAGCTTTAGGCGGGCCGGAACCGTGGCGACAGTGGCGGCGCGCAGAGCATATCCATCGCGCGTGGCACGCGGGAAGGGCGGGAAATCGCGGTCGGCGAGCACGGTTTCCGCCAGCACGCGCCCGCCGCAGCGCAACAGTTGACACTCTTCAGCCTCCGGCGTATGCACCTCGGAGGCGGCCTGCTCGACGCGGCGCCGCGCGTCTTCGAACGAGAGAACGATCGGCTCCATGAGCGACCGCGATTGTAGCAAGAGAGATACGAGCATTCGCACAAGAACTGACCAGGCGTTGAGCTGGCTAGCCTTTCTGGGTTGTGCTACGGTCCTGAGTCAGTCCAGAGTTAGAGAAGGTTGCGGTGGGAGGTGTACTGTGGCAAGGCTCCATATTCTCTGCCTTTCCGCATTCTTGATCTCCGTTTCTTGCCTGGCGCCCGGACAAATTGAACCATCGGACTCAATCCTATGGTTTCACCCCAAGCAAGAGGTTCGCGTCACCAATCTGCCAGCGCTAACGGCGTCTTCGACTGACTCATCCGTGGTGCTCGCAACGGCGCTGGAGACAGTCCTCCACGACAAAGCGGTGTGCTGCGGAAAGGACTCTGCCCTGGAAGACGCAGTGCTCGCAAGACCCTTGTCGTTGAAGGAACTTGGTGCCAAGTTGCAGGGACGGCATCTTTTGAGCGACGGCCGGCCCATCGTGGTTAGTGCGGAGTATGTCCCACAAAGCTCTATTAACTCTGCCCGCATCATCGGCGCTCTGCTGGATCAACATGCTCCGCTCATCGAGTGGAAATCAAACGTCTACGTGTTGTACGGAGCGATCTTCAATGAAACTCGCTACTACAGCGGGATGCGGCAGTATGCCATCCTCTCACTCTTGCTGATAGACCCGCGATTTTCTGACCAGCGCAGGGAAAACGAGTTCAACCGCGAAACCGACGATTGGGCAAAGGTCCAGGGGCTTCTGATGATGGCGATTTCGCGGCCATAACAGGCGCAATCCGAGCGCCGATAGCTCAGACCTAAAAGCTAAGCGCTGGCATCAAACACAGGAGTGCTCGCCAGAATTTTGAAGGCTCTGATCGCGGTAGTGGTGGGAAACGCGATTTATTTTCTGCTGCTCATGCCCCTGCTGCCGCCCGCCGGACGCCACGGCATCGCGCGCCTGGATTTCGGATTGTTGATTGATTTCTGGGTCTGCCTATTGGCTTTTGGTGTGATCGAACTGATTGTAAAAGTGCGCCGCCGCCAGCACTGATGCTGTTACACTGACCGCTCTCCCCGGATCGGATGGGCTCCCGCGCACTCCCGGGCGCTAGCGCATGCAAAAGATTGCCATCCTCTACGATGCCAGCCAGGCGGTGATCTCCACCTTCGACTTGGACGAGGTGCTCAGCCAGATCATCTCCATCCTGCGCGATTACTTCCATCTCCGCCACGTCGCGGTGTTGCTGCTCGACCCGGAAACGCGCCGGCTGCGAGTGCGCACCCACGTTGGCTGGAACAAAGAAAGCGAAGAGATGGCCCTCTCGCTGGGTGAGGGGTTGGTTGGCACGGCGGCCAAGCTCAAGCGCCCCATCTATGCACCCAACGTGGCCGAGGACCCGCGCTACATCAGGTCCATCCCGAGTACCAGGTCGGAGTTGGCGGTGCCGCTGATCGTGCGCGACGAGGTGGTGGGCGTGCTCGATTGCCAGAGCGACAAAGAAGAGTTTTTCGACCCTGGAACCATCGACCTGCTGACCCTGTTTTCCACCCAGGCCTCCATCGCCCTGCAGAACGCCAAGCTGTACTCCAACGAGCAGCGCAAAGCGCGGCAACTGGAGGCCATCAACGCCATCGCGCGCCAAACCACC encodes:
- a CDS encoding molybdopterin molybdotransferase MoeA, translating into MEPIVLSFEDARRRVEQAASEVHTPEAEECQLLRCGGRVLAETVLADRDFPPFPRATRDGYALRAATVATVPARLKLVGEIRAGGPPQSLEIHERECVEIMTGAPVPGSADAVVMVEHTSRTGGTVEIQRRVVAGENIVPAGAEAKRGDALLRSGTRLSPAAVAVAGSCGRRELHVFKRPRVAILSTGDELVDIAAVPAANQIRNSNSYSLAAQVNAAGGVPVVLPIAPDEVRQLRRLVQEGLASELLLMSGGVSMGKYDLVEQALHELGAEFFFTGAQIQPGRPVVFGRAPARSGAQPTYFFGLPGNPVSTMVCFELFARAMVEALGGAKAHKMMFTQARLKSDVKVKTGLTRFLPAILSGEYERTEVELVRWQGSGDMAATARANCYLVVPPDREKLAAGEMVSILPAE